The genomic segment taataatgataataataataatgataataataataatgataataataatcataataatgatgagaaAGGGGAAAAGGATATGCTTAgattatattacaaatatataaacaaatatgcAAATACAGAATTTATGAAACTCAATGAATTTCTATTATACTATATATCAAAAGAAACTGTTATAGCACTTCTTagggataatataaattacaaCGATGTGATAAAAGatttgaatattattaagTATTCTACCTATTTAGagaaatacatttttttagaaatatgtacaaataatatgaataaagaacaatatagtgatataatatttagagatataaaaatggatatatttaaaagtatatgtaatatttctGAAAAGTCACCTTTATACATAGAATTAAAGGATGAAGATAAAAAGGAATGttttgaaataataaaaagaaaatggttaaatgaaaataatataaaatgtacatatgaaaatggttttaataaaaatatggaaacacaagatcatatgaataaatcACAGAAAAAAGGAATTGTATGTCCCTTTCTTCATGGTAtgaataatgaaaagaaagataataccaatgataatataaaaactaatataaattgtaataattaCCAGAactatcataattattactatgaacatatttataactcttataatattatttgcccaagaaaaaataaaaattcctTTATCCATCCACAATATGAACAccttttttttgaaaagacaaaatataacatagatgatacattttttaaacaatctttaaaaaatacaaatacatTAGAAGGATATgaaaagaagaatatatcatgtgataattataaaagcAAATTTAGTGGTTGTCCTGcacattttcataatattaattataatttgtgtgatgaggaaaaagaaaaaaaaaaaaaaattttaaaccTTTtgaacaataatgataatataataaatgatcatataaataatttaaaatgtatagatgaattttttcatatatccATAGATTTCGATAAaactattattaaaaaagattcctattcctttttttataaattattatgtaaaCATTATAATATCAAGAAACCTAAAGATATTGAATTAACACAAGAAGAAACAGATTTctttgaaaatattaatatcgaaaatatacataaagaaaataaaacaaactATACATATGAAGAAcgaataaattatatttataaaatatccaagtggtatattataaaagaaaataaattattaaaagaattacaagaaaaagaagatatatcTGATGTATATAGtgattcttattattattatttaaaaaaattcgaTCAAATCAATATTACACATTCAGTACTGATTtcttattatgatatattaaaagatgtAGATATTAATGCAATCAattgtttaatatatgatCATTATGATAACTTTCAGCTGAATGATTATTTCTTGGATGTATTCCTTAgatttatacaatataagcaacataataataatacctttttttttgatataattacgttaaattttaaaaagcaAATCGTTCTATATACtcttcaaaataatataatgaaactAGAAAATGAGCACCCATTTAATGTAACCACAAGTGAGGCtacttataataatgataataataataataatgataataataatgataattattgtaAAGATAATCATagtgatcataataataataataatgataattattgtaAAGACAATCATagtgatcataataataataataatgataattattgtaAAGATAATGGTAGAGATAGTCATAATGATCAGgttaaacataaatattatcaaacctttaaaaaatatttcaatgTCTATTATTCAAAAATGTATTCATATGATAAAGAGAAGAACGTATATACAGGAGAATTTGAATATGATAAgcttaaaataaaacataaaaactATAATGGTTCATCTAATAAAGTAGATTATGTAACCATATTATCACTTTTTGATAAAACAGTAGTTAGGAAAAAGGTCTCtactataataaaaaatacaaatcaTAAATTGTCATGTTTTATAGGGGATAGCATAATAGATTTAGATGCCATGTTAAGTACCGATATTCCTATACTCTTAGGATGTAATCAATTAGTCTTaacattttgtaaaaaacataatatagTAATAAAACCATTAATATTTGCAGCAGCCAAAATCGAACTCctcaaaatgaaaaaaaataaaacagaaAGTAAATCCAATACGAAAGGTGAAAGAACTGTACATATACATAAGAATGAACAGCATGAATCCAATTCCATTATTGATCAACGTGAAAAAGAATTAAGTGAAATTTacgatgaaaataaaaaagttatTTATGCAACAGAGAGTTGGCTAGAAATAGGTACCTTCTTTTTTGGAAAGATGTAAAATGATATAAGACACACcatacaacaaaaaaaaaaaaaaaaaaaaaaaatatatatatattatatatatatattatatatatatattatatatatatattatatatatatattatatatatatatatatataattatttatttatgtatttatttttaagcaCTTTTCATcagtaatataaaaaaaaatccacAAATATTTTCTGtcttgtttattatttatatttatcatatagatataataataaccgTTATGTACACAATTTTGTGAACATTTATTGCTTACATAAAAATtcgtttattttattgtattattttttttttatttgattcttttcaaattaaatatttttcaaacattttaaaataatatttataaagaaatatctaatttactttttattaaatgaaataatcAGAGTAACTATGACTTCTATATAAGgctcatttttcttttttggcagaaataaaataaaatgaatataagaaGAAAtcttttattacattttttttaagttccGCATcacctttttttatattttttttttatcatcactttatttcatttaataaaaaaaaaaaaaaatatatatatatatatatatatatatatatatatatatgtagatagGTATGTATGGTCAATATGAtgcaaaaaatattttttcaaaatgtcactttaaagtttttttttttttttttttttttttttttttttcttaattcatttttcttatataaaaagaaaacataatttatattaatatgtatatatattataataattaaaaaaaaaaaaaaaaaaaaaaaaaaaaaaattaaatatttaattaacataaatatatatgatacaataaatatattatatatatatatatatatatatatatatatatgtatgtgtgtgtgtattCTTTTGATACCATTTATGCAacttttgtatataatttttgacTATGGCTTTGTACACAAACTTCAgcaattaattttttgtctGCTAAGTGATTAATAACAGCTCTTGCTACACTTAAGtttactttatatttttctgcAATTGCAGAAGGGGTTATAACcttcatatttttacattcaAGAATTTTGGAGTGAAGAGATTTGTCAATAAAAACGGCGTGGTtcaatttttctttattctttCCCTTACCCCATTTctaaaatattcaaaataaaataaaaaaaaataataaaataaatatatagaaaataataaaagggcatacaaataaaaaaatatacataatatatatattatttatttatatatataatattctccttttctttttctttttgatgAATACCTTTTTTTTAGTTCTTCCTGATGCTGCTGCGGCAGCTGCGATCTGTTCCTTcgtttttctttctttaggAGGCactacaataaaaaaaaaaaaaaaaaaaaaaaacatatataatataaatatataaatatatacatatatatatatatatatatatatatacatatatatcttcgttttatttttccttttcagtAAATATGTTCATGCTTCTgtttcatcatcataaatgtatataaatatgaacgttttatatcataataatataatatatttttatatatacagtaaaatattatacttacttttttaaaatattttaaattcttaaaaattatattataatatttttatattattaatttacaagttttttatttttatttttttaaatctttcAAATActtttcaatatattaaaatcttataaaaagatttattttaatataaatataaaattatatttattattaattaatattattatatatattttttttttttctttcaagttcttataaattttttaaatccaattttgttcttattatttttttttttttttttttttttccctcacatgttattatattgtagtatatatatttacatatatattataatatatatatataatatatattatatatattttataaatattttataaatattttataaatattattgtatcccttaatatatataaaaatatatttcatttataatatattatatatatatatataatatatatatatatatattaataatatatacatataaaaacttACATAATAATGTCACtttaaataatcatattatataattatatatttattcataatatatttatatatatatattatatattttttaaaagagctattattatatttcttataatattattatatataaatattttatatatatatatgcacatcccaatatatacttaattttttttttttttattattattgttgagAGATGTAAGTGGTTTTttagtataaaatatatatatataataaattttatattataatataaatataatatatatatatatatatatatatagataacctggaaatatatatatttatatattttcttataattatatagcaagttttatatatatatatatataatatataatatatacaaatgaaaaaaaatatatatgtataatttttattcatatgtaacatatttatttatttaatatgaccttataaatttaaatgttattttatgtatcttttgaaatatatatatattatatatatatatatatatatatatatatatatatataatatgtatgtttttttttttttttttttttttcatttttattgcTTTTCTTTAAAGAATATGAATTCATTAAAAATGGTGctgtcatttttttttttgagagcTTTTAAAATTAgatatatccatatatcCCTATGAACATattgtgttttatttttacatttaatttttttattttgatcatatctaaaatatattaaaattttttgtttccttattaaattaaataatatttgtaaatcGTCATGTAACAACTTGTTTGTATTATAAAGATATTCTTTGTTAATTTGAGAATTGTTAAGGCTTACATCGCTCTCATATAACAATAAATGATCgcaataaatttttttaattttataattattattattattattattattaatatgaatatattttttagataTATTAGTTTCATCGTTTGATGAAGAGGATGATATAGATGGCAggtttatattgtttatattttgttgtatcttattttttcttttttcttcccttctatcattatatttttgtaaatatatataatataatgaaaagatATTCCAGAATAATTTccttaataaatatataaaaaagaaatcataaaaataaatttttttatatattccaagTGTTTCAATATcgtttgttatataataaataaaattacgATTGTTCAAactttttaattcttctttactatattttatatttaaataatttatgtaaTTATCTGATTGAactttatcattatcatcttcCAAGTTGTCACACATAGTTgaagatatatatgaatccgaattataatttatggaTTGATAagaatcttttttttttttctttttttttaatatcataattttGAAGGATTCTGTTTCTATACATTTTAAAGGGTAAACAGCTCTGGGAGAACTTTTCGATaagttatttaaattattatttgttatattttttgatgaATAACCCATCATTTTAAATGTATTTCTAACGTTATCACATTCATCTTTTTCCTTATTTATGTAATGtgtttcttcttcttttttaaataatacattctcttttcttttttcttccttcTGCATTTTGTTATTTGGTATCTTCAATGTATTCATAATGTGTTTATCTCCTTTGTCAAGTTCTGTATAATTAATACACTcttctttatctttatttttattatctacatttttgtcatttcttttttcattaacGTGATAATTCTTACTATTTTGGATTTTTttagtatttatatttttatcatcattgtGTAAATTGGTTTGTATATATTCTTGTTCATATGTTTGTACATtgttttgtaattttttatctCCATTTTGTGTCACGTTATTTTGTTTcacttcattttctttttcataagTTGATTTATGTCCCTCACGCTTTTCCAATCCTTCATTTatccttttattatattccttCTTTCTACCAACCTGTTGTACATCCTGAATAACCGTGTCATATTTTtccataattttattaatatcctTTATAACATTCtgattaaaaaatatatttaaattatataacacCGGTTGAATTATTTTGTACAGATCATTTTGTACAACCCGATAATTGTATAACATATCgctgtgtatatatttgtgtgcATAATCATTATagatattatcttttttttgcTTCCTTTCCTCATCaagttttttaaaaatatctttatatattatattatcattcttATTAAAATGTATCATAACGTTTGAATTGTTATCAATATCATTATTAGGACCATTCTTTACATAATCATTTGTAAAATttgttttatgtatttttctttcttctatatttttatcatgaatattttcttttttattattttgaatgtcttcatatatatcaacAATATcgtataattctttttctgttaataaaaaaaaaaaataaaataaaataaaataaaataaaataaaataaaataaaataaaataaaataaaataatatatatatatatatatatatatatatatatatatatatgtagatattTACCATAATAATGATTGTAATACTTTCTGATTAAGAATGAGACGTAAATTAATTCATTTAGTTTATAATAAGAAACCAAATGAAAAGATttcaaatattttgttttctcaatatttttattcatactaTTCCTTTCTATTCTATCGGcaactttttttaataatgtattgtaataatttttcttttcttctgaGACGTTATTATCATTTGTTGTATGTATGTTTGTTATTTCGGTTTTGTAACAAaacttttcattattattattattatttttttttgtattagaTATGAAATTCTTAGGATCATTGATCATCTTTTCATTGTGATCTTCCTTTTgatctttaattttattattattattattattattattattatttttttttttattttttttatttttatgttttttattattctccattttaaaattttcattatcaCAAAGTTGATCTTTTGTTATTTCatcaattttttcttttatttttgataCAGTTCCTTgctcatttttataatcagCTTTaccattttgttttatatcaAGGtctatttctatttttttttcttcttgagGAATATTATTCACATTCTTCACGATATTATTATCTGTAGATACAAAAAAATCcccatcattattatttacattaattttatttatgtcatTCTTAATTTTATCGTATGATgactttttttcttccttatcacaaactttttctttatcacaAACTTCTTCtttatcaattttatttatttcgtGTAATCCATAAATCGAATCTATGGAAACATAtcttttcatttcattttcttgttttcttttcttgTCTATTTCATATTGCTTTCttaaattttctttatctttttttttaatttcctcATTCATAACTTGTTCCTTCATCAAATATTTCTCATATTTATCAAGTTCGTTTCTTTTGCCtacataacaaaataaaatatatacctcGAACCATCCACAAGttaatacatatgtatgttatataaatatatatatatatatatatatatatgcatatatttatttttatatttatatttatttttattttatgttttaaaacCTATATAGATAGCTATAGGTATATAGAaacatctttttttttttgacgaAATTATAGAAATTAAATCATCAGCagtaatttctttttctctgTACTCAGGTTGTATATATAGTGTTCATAAgatgataacaatatatatatatatatatatatatgtttgtgtGACTTATATTTTAAGATACATAGGAATATTATTCTATGCCCACATagaatgatttttttttttttttttttttttttttttttttttttactttgtatttttatctaTAAAAAGTTCTTCAAACATACATTCTATAGTATGCCTAGGAAGTTTTATTTGGTGTAATAAGAATATtaggaatatataattataagacTGGAAAGACTTCACACATTACACAAATATAAACacgcacatatatatatatatatatataggtatatatttatctatttatgtatattaatatattttttttttttttttttttttttttttttttttttttttcccctacTCGCTTAATGCAATATGTTGTTTCTTACAATATTTTAAcaaatcatttttatcaatcTTCGAACTGAACCTTTCAATTAccaatcataaaaataataaaattaaatgtcttttcacatatattttgatatacgttatttgttcatatatatatataaagataaaatacCTTTTAACAATTCTTATGAATTCTTTACAATCGTTTCTTGAAATTTCATATTCATCTCTTTATaggaaagagaaaaaaaaaaaaaaaaaaaaaaaaaaaaaagagagagAGAGAAATAAGGAAAGAATAAAatgatttataaatatatatgtgtaattatatatatatatatatatatatatatatatatatatgtgtatatttcattttgtttactGGTCTAATTTTTGCGCCTTTATACGAACAttacttattatattttttctttctttattctttacataaataatttccttcattttttttttttgtttttcttatattaatatatcgttttaaagaataatgaaaaaaaaaaaaaaaaaaaaaaatcatacacatatataataatataaaataaatttattttttatatattcctaaGGTGGACAAGTTCctatctttaattttttttcatttttttttttttttttttaaaagtgataaatgttttaaagaatgataaataaaataaaacaaaattgtcttttcttttgttattttgttttttaaatgCACATCAAATGAATaagtataattaaaaaaaaaaaaaaaaatatatatatatatatatacattaaatatatatatatatatatatatatatatataattgaaataaaacatataaatatatatagatacaaaaaaaaaaataataaataagtaagtaatatatataatatatatataaacacatgatatatcttttatatataggtTTATATTTCTCCTCCTTTTTATGTGACAGACAAAACATAGAGACCTATTCATTCtgtaaatatgaaataataaataaaaacaatttggtaataaaacaaataattatgGAAAAAGGTTAAGAGTCATAGatacaatataaaagataaatatagaaatatacacatacatatatacatacatatacatttgtTACCTCTAAATTTAGATAAAAGTTTAAATACATACAACTTCTAGGATTTATTGTTGTATTTATATCAGaattacatttattaaaaagattACATGAAAAACATGGGAAGTTATAAAggaaatttttcttttcattattataataataaatcaattcttcatcattattacttttatatatattaattctttCTTCATAGgataatgtttttataacTCTATAGATATCATTTTCTGAGAAATAGTCAACACTattattcaatttttttatataatttataacagAAGGGACActtgaattattattattatataaataaaaacatatattttctcTTATATAATCAACAACCTTTTTGTTAAATTCACCATCAGTATAAAATGACCCACCGATAACctgaaaaatttttttttaaaaatgaaaaatgaaaaatgaataaataaataaataaatatatatatatatatatactttttttttttttttttttttttttttttttcctattttttaattttgacTTACCTTTTCTGAGGCTTCTAAATCGTATAAGATATacatttttctatttttcacatgtatattatttacctaaaaaataaaaaatatatatatatatataatatcacgTTTACACATACTTAAATATacttattatcattttttatatcctcACTtgctttattaatttattctcACATAATAATTTCACCCCCTTCTGAACTTGGTGTATCTGtaaaatgaacaaatatttaaataaataaataaatacataaatacatacacatatatatatatatatatatatgtatacatatttataatattccttCCAATAAAACAACGTcgtatacataataaaaatgactTAGAAACATATTTTCacatatttacaaaattattatttttatgtatataccAATAATTTGGTCTGCTTTCTCAAATCAGCTGTCCATATTCCATTATTTTGACTGTTTTCAACTTTTGTAAAAATGAGAAAATCTATATCACtcaattcttttaatttttttgtaactTGTTCATTTCTCATACGTGTTattattgtattattttcattttttatagaaCATGCACGAGCATTTTCAAGAATATTAAGAGCATAAACAAT from the Plasmodium falciparum 3D7 genome assembly, chromosome: 14 genome contains:
- a CDS encoding 40S ribosomal protein S25; the encoded protein is MPPKERKTKEQIAAAAAASGRTKKKKWGKGKNKEKLNHAVFIDKSLHSKILECKNMKVITPSAIAEKYKVNLSVARAVINHLADKKLIAEVCVQSHSQKLYTKVA
- a CDS encoding DNA-directed RNA polymerase III subunit RPC6, putative encodes the protein MNNINKQLVKDIYQIGLEHKEAISIDSLEEIYEKKKKGKLKRNEIVYALNILENARACSIKNENNTIITRMRNEQVTKKLKELSDIDFLIFTKVENSQNNGIWTADLRKQTKLLIHQVQKGVKLLCENKLIKQVNNIHVKNRKMYILYDLEASEKVIGGSFYTDGEFNKKVVDYIRENICFYLYNNNNSSVPSVINYIKKLNNSVDYFSENDIYRVIKTLSYEERINIYKSNNDEELIYYYNNEKKNFLYNFPCFSCNLFNKCNSDINTTINPRSCMYLNFYLNLENE